CGGCCCCTCGACCTGCGCGAGGCGAACCTGAGCCGGGACCATCTCGCGCCGCTCGCCGGCGGGGCGGCCTGGTGGGACGCGGAGCGCCAGGGCCTGAACCTCGCCGGGGCCGAGATCCCGGGCAGCGACCTCGAACAGGCCGACCTCACCGGCGCCACCCTGAAGCGGGCGCGGCTCGCGGGCGCGCTCGCCCGCTCGGCGGATTTCACCGGGGCGCTGATCGAGGAGGCGGATTTCGGCAAGGCCGACCTCAGCGGCGCCCGCTTCGTCGGCGTCGCCGGCGGCCAGGCCGACTTCACCGAGGCGATGCTCGAAGATGCGAACTTTCGCGACGGGTCCTTACGCTTCGCCCGCCTGCCCCGCAGCCTGCTCGACGGCGCCGACTTCTCCGGCGCCGACCTGTGGGGCGCCGACTTCACCGGGGCGGATGCCGACTACACCAAGTTCCGCGGTGCCCGCCTCGACGAGGTGAACCTCTCCGACACCAACCTCACCCACGCCGATTTCGAGGGCGCGAGCCTGACCAAGGCGCGGCTCACCGGCTCGCGCCTGCGCAGCGCCGTGCTCACGGGGGCCAAGCTCGACGGGGCGGACCTCTCGGGCGCCGACCTCTCGGCCGCGACGCTGGTGCGCCTCGACCTCTCCTCCTGCGCCTTGCGCCACGCGCGCTTCGCCGGCGCCTGGCTCAACGGCACGCGGTTTCGCGCCGCGCAGATCGGCGAGGCGGTGGGCGAGGAGGTCGCGGGCGAGTACGAGGCCGCGAAGGCGAGCTACCTCGCGCTCGAGCAGAACTTCCAGAGCATCGGCAGCCACGACGAGGCCGGCTGGGCCTATCGCCGGCGCCGCCGCATGGGCCGCCTCCATGCCGGCGCCCTGTTCCGGGGCGCCTGGCGCGCCCGCGACCGCAAGGGGATCCTCCGCCACGGCTACCGCTGGCTCGCCGACCACTTCGTCGAGTGGTTGTGCGATTACGGCGAGAGCCTGTCGCGGCTGTTCCGCGCCTTCGCGATCCTGATCGTGGTGTTCGGCGGGCTCTACGGCCTCACCGGCGGGCTGATCCCGGAGGGCGGCACGGCCGCGACCTACAACCTCCTCGACCTGATGAGCTACAGCGCCCTCAACATGATGACCGCGAACCCGCCGGAGATCGGCATCAAGCCGGTCGGCCGGGTGACCAACCTGCTCGTCGGGGTCCAGGGCGGCACCGGGATCGTGCTGATGGGGCTGTTCGGGTTCGTGCTGGGGAACCGGCTGCGGCGGTGAGGTGGACACGTGTTCGACCGAACACCATGCCAACCTCGACGTCATCAACTCGGTTTCGCATCGGGTGCGGGGCTGAGTGGGGTGCGAGGCTGAGGTGATGACGCGGAGCGATGGTGTGGCCGGCTCCCGTCAGGACGCGGTCCGCGGGACCGGAGAGCTTCCCCCCGCCCCCGCCAGCTCCTCCCGGATCACCTGCACCATCGCCTTCAGCTCCGGCGCCGCCCGGTCGCGCGGCTGGGCCGCCGCGATCGCGTGCGCCGCGACGATCCGGCCCGGTGCACCGGCCAGCACCACGACCCGGTCGGCGAGGTAGACCGCCTCCTCGATGTCGTGGGTGACGAACAGGACCGTCTGGCCCGACGCCCGGCAGAGCCGGGCGAGCTCGTCCTGGAGGTTCTCGCGGGTCAGCGCGTCGAGGGCCGAGAACGGCTCGTCCATCAGGAGCACGTGCGGCTCGACGGCCAGCGCCCGGGCGAGCGACACCCGCTGCCTCTGGCCGCCGGAGAGCTGGAACGGCCAGCGCCCGGCGAG
The sequence above is drawn from the Methylobacterium terrae genome and encodes:
- a CDS encoding pentapeptide repeat-containing protein — protein: MDTRPRSPLDPRTTALLAEIAGQDGAALRHDGRPLDLREANLSRDHLAPLAGGAAWWDAERQGLNLAGAEIPGSDLEQADLTGATLKRARLAGALARSADFTGALIEEADFGKADLSGARFVGVAGGQADFTEAMLEDANFRDGSLRFARLPRSLLDGADFSGADLWGADFTGADADYTKFRGARLDEVNLSDTNLTHADFEGASLTKARLTGSRLRSAVLTGAKLDGADLSGADLSAATLVRLDLSSCALRHARFAGAWLNGTRFRAAQIGEAVGEEVAGEYEAAKASYLALEQNFQSIGSHDEAGWAYRRRRRMGRLHAGALFRGAWRARDRKGILRHGYRWLADHFVEWLCDYGESLSRLFRAFAILIVVFGGLYGLTGGLIPEGGTAATYNLLDLMSYSALNMMTANPPEIGIKPVGRVTNLLVGVQGGTGIVLMGLFGFVLGNRLRR
- a CDS encoding ABC transporter ATP-binding protein, whose protein sequence is MAGLIAIQGLALTFTRDGTRTTVLSGLDLDIEPGEFLAIVGASGVGKSTLLRVIADLVKPSAGTVSVSEPEPGRRAVALVFQDSRLLPWRRVLDNVAFGLEKLRLARAERRRRARAALERVGLADLAGRWPFQLSGGQRQRVSLARALAVEPHVLLMDEPFSALDALTRENLQDELARLCRASGQTVLFVTHDIEEAVYLADRVVVLAGAPGRIVAAHAIAAAQPRDRAAPELKAMVQVIREELAGAGGSSPVPRTAS